CATGTGCAGCACATTCGAACCATACAGGAGACATCGCATGAAACTGAATCGACTTGCTATCGCTGTCGCAGGCGCCGCTCTCGCGGCGGGCGCGATCCTCACGGCGCAAGCCGCGACTGACGAGACGATCGTCACGGTCGTCAAGGTGACCGGCATCAACTGGTTCAACCGGATGGACGAAGGCGTCAAGGAGTTCGGCAAGGACAATCCGAACATTAACGTGTATCAGACAGGTCCCGGCCGCGCCGACGCCGCGCAGCAACTGAAGATCGTCGAGGACCTGATCGCGAAGAAGGTCACGGCGATCGCGGTCGTGCCGTTCGACCCGCCCACGCTGGAACCCGCGTTGAAAAAAGCGATGGATCGTGGCATCAAGGTCGTCACGCATGAGGCGGACAACGAGAAGAACACGATGGTCGACATCGAAGCGTTCGACAACACCGCATACGGCGCGGGTCTGAACGAACGTCTGGCGAAATGCATGGGGCAGCAGGGCAAGTGGGCGGTACTGGTGGGTTCGCTCGGCAGCCGTTCGCAGGTGCAGTGGGCCGATGGCGGCATCGGCAATGCAAAGCAGAAGTACCCGAAGATGGACCTCGTCGAGCCGAAGCTCGAAACCAACAACGACGGCGAACAGGCGTACAAGGTCGCGAAAGAAGTGTTGCGCAAGCATCCGGACCTGAACGGCTTCCAGGGCTCGTCGTCGCTTGATGTGATCGGCATTGGCCGCGCGGTCGAAGAAGCGGGCAAGGTCGGCAAGATCTGCGTGTACGGCACGGGCCTGCCGACCGAGGCTGGCAAGTTCCTTGAAAGCGGTGCAGTCAACGGCATCGCGTTCTGGGATCCGAAGCTCGCCGGCATCGCGATGAACAAGGTCGCGCAGATGCTGGTGGCCGGCAAAAC
The DNA window shown above is from Paraburkholderia sp. BL10I2N1 and carries:
- a CDS encoding substrate-binding domain-containing protein is translated as MKLNRLAIAVAGAALAAGAILTAQAATDETIVTVVKVTGINWFNRMDEGVKEFGKDNPNINVYQTGPGRADAAQQLKIVEDLIAKKVTAIAVVPFDPPTLEPALKKAMDRGIKVVTHEADNEKNTMVDIEAFDNTAYGAGLNERLAKCMGQQGKWAVLVGSLGSRSQVQWADGGIGNAKQKYPKMDLVEPKLETNNDGEQAYKVAKEVLRKHPDLNGFQGSSSLDVIGIGRAVEEAGKVGKICVYGTGLPTEAGKFLESGAVNGIAFWDPKLAGIAMNKVAQMLVAGKTVEDGADLGIVGYNKVTVSKGPGKGIIVRGAGWVDVDKTNYKQYPF